One part of the Prochlorococcus marinus str. MIT 9313 genome encodes these proteins:
- a CDS encoding glycosyltransferase family 2 protein, with amino-acid sequence MFASVVIPTYNRRSILEKCLLALEQQILFSELDGYEVVVVDDGSTDGTPSWLRDEASRFPHVRVVEQEHGGPAEGRNRGVDNSRGDLIVFIDSDLVVTESFLACHARALQKSWQQRGDRLSFTYGAVINTANFEQPTTEPHKFQDNSWAYFATGNVAIDREVLERSGLFDTNFRLYGWEDLELGERLRQMGVELVKCPEAIGYHWHPALRLEQVPDLIRVERERAKMGLIFYRKHPTRRVRFIIQFTWLHRLLWELLTLGGLLNERSLRPLLGWLIRNGHQGLAMELLRLPLNRIGVRALFKEAALTGLR; translated from the coding sequence ATGTTCGCAAGCGTCGTGATACCCACCTACAACCGTCGATCGATCCTTGAGAAGTGTCTGTTGGCTCTCGAGCAACAGATCCTTTTCTCTGAGCTAGATGGTTATGAGGTGGTCGTTGTGGATGACGGCTCCACGGATGGCACACCGAGCTGGCTGAGGGATGAGGCGTCTCGCTTTCCACATGTGCGCGTGGTGGAGCAAGAGCATGGGGGCCCGGCAGAGGGGCGTAATCGCGGGGTAGATAATTCCCGAGGTGATCTAATTGTTTTTATCGATAGTGATCTCGTTGTCACCGAGTCGTTTCTCGCCTGTCATGCGAGAGCTTTGCAAAAAAGTTGGCAGCAACGCGGTGATCGACTTTCTTTCACCTATGGCGCGGTGATCAACACGGCAAATTTCGAGCAGCCCACTACAGAACCTCACAAATTCCAGGACAACTCATGGGCTTACTTCGCGACAGGCAATGTGGCCATTGATCGAGAGGTACTTGAACGTTCTGGACTATTCGATACCAATTTCCGTCTGTATGGCTGGGAGGATCTAGAGCTGGGGGAACGACTTCGACAGATGGGTGTTGAGTTGGTGAAATGTCCCGAAGCAATTGGTTATCACTGGCATCCTGCCCTGCGTCTTGAGCAAGTTCCTGACCTGATCAGAGTTGAGCGGGAGCGGGCCAAAATGGGCCTGATCTTTTATCGCAAGCACCCGACTCGACGGGTGCGTTTCATCATCCAATTCACCTGGCTTCATCGGTTGTTATGGGAGTTGCTTACGCTCGGTGGATTACTTAATGAGCGCAGCCTCAGGCCTTTACTTGGCTGGTTGATTCGCAACGGTCATCAAGGTTTAGCAATGGAGCTCTTGCGTTTACCCCTAAACCGAATCGGGGTACGCGCTCTCTTCAAAGAAGCAGCACTAACAGGGCTGCGCTGA
- a CDS encoding DevA family ABC transporter ATP-binding protein — MNEKLMVEVQGLSHWFGIGAMRRQVLQSISLQIAPGEVVLLSGPSGCGKTTLLTLIGALRTVQEGDVCVFGHQLRGSDRRLRQQLRCHIGMIIQGHNLLRCLTAEQNVQMGADLLPGLSYRARRDQARYWLRAVGLDDHLSKLPHDLSGGQKQRVAIARALAAQPQLLLADEPTAALDSVTGREVVELLQRLAREQSCAVLMVTHDPRIVDIADRLVQMEDGRLISSLG, encoded by the coding sequence ATGAATGAAAAGCTCATGGTTGAAGTTCAGGGTCTCAGCCACTGGTTTGGCATTGGTGCAATGCGACGTCAGGTGTTGCAGTCCATTTCTCTGCAAATAGCGCCTGGAGAGGTGGTGTTGCTCAGCGGGCCTTCAGGCTGTGGCAAAACCACCCTGCTCACTTTGATCGGAGCGCTCCGCACAGTTCAAGAAGGAGATGTATGCGTGTTCGGCCATCAGTTACGGGGATCAGATCGTCGCCTTCGCCAACAGCTTCGCTGTCATATCGGCATGATTATTCAAGGCCACAATCTTTTGCGGTGTCTCACAGCTGAACAGAACGTGCAGATGGGAGCTGATTTGTTGCCAGGTCTGTCTTATCGGGCTCGCCGTGATCAGGCTCGCTATTGGTTGCGGGCTGTGGGGCTAGACGATCACCTCAGCAAACTGCCCCATGATCTTTCTGGCGGCCAAAAACAACGAGTCGCAATTGCACGTGCGCTGGCGGCTCAACCTCAGCTATTGCTAGCCGATGAACCCACAGCAGCCCTCGATAGCGTCACAGGAAGGGAAGTAGTAGAGCTGCTTCAACGATTGGCCCGAGAACAGTCTTGTGCGGTGTTAATGGTGACCCATGATCCCCGCATTGTTGATATCGCGGATCGATTGGTGCAGATGGAAGATGGTCGCCTGATCTCCTCTCTTGGTTAG
- the devC gene encoding ABC transporter permease DevC, which yields MSGFWQRRRIPLAWLLLSRQPLRLLVALAGICFAGILMFMQLGFRDGLFDASVTVHRLFDADLVLMSPRSMSSISMSGFPRRRLVQSMAHPDVQGITPVNWNFLLWRNPQTLTTRQILALGFEPGDSLFTDPELAAKAKALTSRGRVLFDQRSRNEFGPIAKWFDEGRTVETELAGKRVRVAGLVSLGPSFGADGNLLTSRETFLELLPSNPPGSIEIGLLRLRPGADPDAVVRSLTASLPNDVKVFTKQAFIEFEKNYWRSSTSIGFIFSLGAAMGFVVGCVIVYQILYTDVSDHLPEYATLMAMGYRLKTLLGVVAREGIFLAVMGYVPAYAAGQALYALVRSSTKLPVAMDLPRAVLVFSLILAMCMGSAVLAMRRLVDADPAEIF from the coding sequence ATGTCTGGCTTTTGGCAACGGCGGAGGATCCCTCTGGCTTGGTTGCTACTGAGTCGTCAACCTTTACGGCTTTTGGTTGCTCTGGCAGGAATCTGCTTCGCCGGAATCCTGATGTTCATGCAATTGGGTTTCCGAGATGGTTTGTTCGATGCCAGTGTCACCGTGCATCGTCTCTTTGATGCTGACCTGGTGTTGATGAGCCCTCGCTCGATGAGCTCGATCAGCATGAGTGGATTCCCAAGGCGTCGGTTGGTGCAATCCATGGCACATCCAGATGTCCAGGGCATCACGCCTGTGAACTGGAATTTTTTGCTTTGGAGAAATCCGCAAACCCTCACGACCCGACAGATTCTTGCCTTAGGTTTTGAACCGGGGGATTCGCTGTTCACAGATCCTGAGCTTGCGGCCAAGGCAAAAGCGCTCACAAGTCGTGGTCGTGTTTTGTTTGATCAGCGTTCTCGAAATGAATTCGGACCTATTGCCAAGTGGTTTGATGAGGGCCGAACTGTTGAGACTGAGCTCGCCGGAAAAAGGGTTCGGGTAGCGGGATTAGTCAGCCTGGGGCCATCGTTTGGAGCTGACGGCAATCTGCTCACCAGCAGGGAAACATTCCTTGAGCTGTTACCCAGCAATCCGCCTGGAAGCATTGAAATCGGTTTGCTAAGGCTGCGACCAGGAGCAGATCCAGATGCTGTGGTTCGATCTCTCACGGCGAGCTTGCCCAACGATGTGAAGGTCTTTACCAAACAGGCTTTCATTGAGTTTGAGAAGAATTACTGGCGAAGCAGTACTTCCATTGGCTTCATTTTCAGCCTCGGTGCAGCAATGGGTTTTGTTGTGGGGTGTGTGATTGTCTATCAAATCCTCTACACCGATGTCAGCGATCATCTGCCTGAGTACGCCACTCTGATGGCGATGGGTTATCGCTTGAAGACTCTTCTAGGCGTGGTAGCTCGCGAAGGGATCTTCCTGGCAGTGATGGGATATGTGCCGGCCTATGCCGCCGGCCAGGCCCTATACGCCTTGGTACGCAGTTCGACAAAACTGCCTGTGGCAATGGATCTTCCGCGTGCCGTGCTTGTTTTCAGCCTGATCCTGGCGATGTGCATGGGCTCAGCGGTGCTGGCGATGCGCCGATTGGTCGATGCCGACCCTGCAGAGATTTTCTGA
- a CDS encoding HlyD family efflux transporter periplasmic adaptor subunit: protein MITGGICLVVAIGVWSLTRRPETPQESAVLVPAARPIEAVAALGQLEPAGDVRRLAAPASGFGGTPRVAKLSVREGDAVKRGQVLAEFDNRPKTFADLAAVQARLETLEVQLRMQQREVTRYQKAALVGASSLVDLEEKQEELVKIDGQRREALAEISGLEADLADSQLKSPLDGVVLRVHTRVGERPGSDGVMEVGANQTMEALIEVYESDVNRVNVGQVVRLTSENGGFDGTLMGRVERISPQVRQRNVLSTDPTGDADARVVEVRVSLDQNSAARVRSLAGMKVIARFQPS, encoded by the coding sequence TTGATAACCGGAGGAATCTGCCTTGTTGTAGCTATTGGTGTCTGGAGCCTTACGCGTCGGCCTGAGACACCTCAAGAAAGTGCTGTGCTAGTTCCAGCTGCCAGACCAATTGAAGCTGTTGCAGCCTTGGGGCAACTTGAGCCCGCTGGTGATGTCCGTCGCTTGGCCGCCCCTGCTAGCGGGTTTGGTGGCACTCCACGGGTTGCCAAGCTCAGTGTTCGTGAAGGTGATGCGGTTAAGCGTGGTCAGGTTCTAGCAGAGTTCGACAACCGACCTAAAACTTTTGCTGATCTGGCAGCTGTCCAAGCTCGACTGGAGACCCTCGAGGTTCAGTTGCGAATGCAACAGCGGGAGGTCACTCGTTATCAAAAAGCTGCCCTGGTTGGAGCTTCATCTCTGGTGGATTTGGAGGAAAAACAGGAAGAACTCGTCAAAATCGATGGCCAACGTCGGGAGGCTTTGGCTGAAATCAGCGGACTTGAGGCTGATCTCGCTGATAGTCAATTGAAGTCTCCCCTCGATGGTGTGGTGTTAAGGGTGCACACTCGCGTCGGGGAGCGTCCAGGTAGTGATGGCGTGATGGAAGTTGGCGCCAATCAGACCATGGAAGCCTTGATCGAAGTTTATGAGTCAGATGTGAATCGAGTGAATGTTGGACAAGTTGTTCGCTTAACCAGTGAAAACGGTGGATTCGATGGAACTTTGATGGGTCGTGTGGAACGCATTAGCCCCCAGGTTCGTCAGCGCAATGTGCTCTCAACTGATCCAACTGGTGATGCAGATGCCCGCGTAGTTGAAGTTCGGGTCAGTCTTGACCAGAACTCAGCTGCTCGGGTGAGAAGTCTCGCGGGGATGAAGGTGATCGCTCGCTTTCAGCCCTCGTGA
- a CDS encoding phycocyanobilin:ferredoxin oxidoreductase produces the protein MERVRGACQSPILILLAIVLPFPSTSGPAIHPLIESLAARIRQRRAQLPELSPFALDSVMESISGQLDGEELLISNELHRCRGMRKLHLEIARLGGGLQVLHCVFFPDPRFDLPIFGADIVAGPAGISAAIVDLSPVGLTMPEALLHGLESLPIPAFQQVRELPEWGSIFSPFVQFIRPASSQEESWFVDLADGYLKALISSVIDATPDASDAASTIQRHKSQLSYCIQQKRNDKTRGVLEKAFNPQWADRYIEEILFEDPPPL, from the coding sequence GTGGAGCGTGTCAGAGGTGCATGTCAAAGTCCCATTCTGATCCTTCTTGCCATCGTGCTGCCTTTTCCCTCCACAAGCGGCCCGGCAATTCATCCGTTAATCGAGTCTTTGGCAGCGCGGATCAGGCAGCGCAGAGCGCAGTTACCTGAGCTCAGTCCATTTGCACTGGATTCAGTGATGGAGTCAATCAGCGGCCAGCTTGATGGAGAGGAGCTGCTGATTAGCAATGAATTGCATCGTTGTAGGGGGATGCGCAAGTTGCATTTGGAGATAGCAAGGCTGGGAGGGGGACTGCAAGTACTCCATTGCGTCTTCTTTCCCGATCCTCGCTTTGATCTACCAATTTTTGGAGCCGATATTGTTGCTGGTCCTGCCGGTATTTCGGCGGCCATCGTGGATCTTTCGCCTGTAGGCCTAACAATGCCAGAGGCCCTACTCCATGGCCTTGAGTCACTGCCCATTCCTGCGTTTCAACAGGTGAGGGAATTGCCTGAATGGGGATCCATCTTCTCGCCGTTTGTCCAGTTCATCCGTCCAGCTAGTAGCCAAGAGGAAAGCTGGTTCGTGGATTTGGCAGATGGCTATCTCAAAGCTCTTATCTCTAGCGTCATTGACGCGACTCCCGATGCTTCTGATGCGGCATCTACGATCCAAAGGCATAAGAGCCAACTCTCCTATTGCATCCAACAGAAACGCAACGACAAGACACGTGGAGTGCTGGAGAAGGCCTTCAATCCTCAATGGGCGGATCGATACATCGAGGAGATCTTGTTCGAGGATCCACCTCCCCTTTAA
- a CDS encoding M16 family metallopeptidase, producing MPDAPLTCLDLWCKAGSSSEQKGEEGLAHFLEHMVFKGSSQMEAGEFDRKIEALGGSSNAATGFDDVHFHVLVPPTAARAALDLLLNLVLTPALRSEAYAMERDVVLEEIAQYRDQPDDQVLQQLLEACCEDHPYGRAILGCEASLKTSTPEQMREFHSRRYRGPNCCLAIAGAIPIGLEEILNNSRLAELNHQTMEDIDPAISPTLSFQKGRREIQVPRLESTRLLMTWPMPPASNQEMVMGADLATTLLAEGRRSRLVHHLREEMQIVESIDMDVTVLEQGSLVLLEACCNETQLDRVEKEIHHLLQTSLESTPKNQEIERASQLVSNGLCFSLEAPSQVAGLAGNQALWNRPQSLLAPLDHLSAWTPTRLLEQMLPLLQPERSFTLVARPMEAEE from the coding sequence ATGCCAGATGCACCACTGACTTGTTTAGACCTCTGGTGCAAAGCAGGTAGTTCAAGCGAACAAAAAGGAGAGGAAGGACTAGCCCACTTTCTTGAACACATGGTGTTCAAGGGAAGCTCACAGATGGAGGCGGGAGAATTCGATCGCAAAATCGAAGCGCTTGGAGGCAGCAGCAATGCCGCCACAGGTTTCGATGACGTCCACTTTCACGTTCTTGTACCACCAACGGCAGCTAGGGCAGCACTTGATCTACTGCTCAACCTCGTTCTGACTCCAGCTCTGCGTTCAGAGGCCTATGCCATGGAGCGAGACGTCGTATTGGAGGAAATTGCCCAATATCGAGATCAACCGGATGATCAAGTCCTCCAACAGCTTCTCGAAGCATGCTGCGAAGATCATCCCTACGGCCGAGCCATCCTTGGCTGTGAAGCAAGCCTAAAAACAAGTACTCCCGAGCAAATGAGGGAGTTCCACAGCCGCCGCTATCGAGGCCCGAATTGTTGCCTAGCAATTGCGGGTGCCATTCCGATAGGCCTGGAAGAAATCTTGAACAACAGCCGTCTGGCTGAGTTGAATCACCAAACGATGGAGGACATTGATCCTGCCATTTCTCCAACGCTCAGCTTTCAAAAAGGGCGACGAGAAATTCAAGTCCCCAGGCTGGAATCCACCCGGCTATTGATGACCTGGCCGATGCCCCCTGCCTCAAACCAAGAGATGGTGATGGGAGCTGACCTGGCGACCACCCTGCTTGCGGAAGGACGTCGCAGTCGACTGGTGCATCACCTCAGAGAGGAAATGCAAATCGTGGAATCGATCGATATGGATGTAACCGTGTTGGAACAAGGCAGCCTTGTATTGCTAGAAGCATGCTGCAACGAGACGCAGCTGGACAGGGTGGAAAAGGAAATCCACCATTTACTGCAGACGAGCCTCGAATCAACACCCAAGAATCAGGAGATCGAACGAGCTAGCCAACTGGTTTCAAATGGACTGTGTTTCAGCCTTGAAGCTCCCAGTCAAGTAGCCGGCCTGGCAGGGAATCAAGCTCTTTGGAATCGTCCTCAATCCTTGTTGGCACCACTTGATCACCTGTCTGCATGGACGCCGACTCGACTTCTCGAGCAAATGCTTCCATTACTGCAACCAGAGAGGAGCTTCACCCTTGTTGCCAGACCGATGGAAGCAGAAGAATGA
- a CDS encoding M16 family metallopeptidase codes for MDADSTSRANASITATREELHPCCQTDGSRRMNPLDVVLDPIAAPGVIAAKLWVRGGSGADPKGQRGVHQLLGALLTRGCGPYDHLALADLVEGCGAGLRCDTHEDGLLISLKCADRDAERLLDLLGWMLIDPHLDSSQVTLERDLSLQALQRQREDPFHVAFDGWRQMAYGSGPYGHDPLGLSEDLNQLGRQQLISLIDGLTAQSPVLALSGTLPEDLEQRLEAMESFQRWPNQPPQQARTSGSSKISTENIQLESNICLQPEPTSQVVMMLGQPTLAHGHEDDLALRLLNCHLGLGMSSLLFRRLREQHGVAYDVGTHHPVRKCAAPFVFHASTSEDKAKLTLQLLLDSWWELSQQQISEEDIELARAKFHGQLAHGAQTTGQRAERRAQLRGLGLPANYDQHSLEAIKNLDGSALQKAAQRHLRMPLLSLCGPENSLQILAKDWQQQVVQSS; via the coding sequence ATGGACGCCGACTCGACTTCTCGAGCAAATGCTTCCATTACTGCAACCAGAGAGGAGCTTCACCCTTGTTGCCAGACCGATGGAAGCAGAAGAATGAATCCTCTCGATGTGGTTTTAGATCCAATCGCCGCACCGGGAGTTATCGCCGCCAAGCTCTGGGTTAGAGGCGGCAGTGGTGCTGACCCAAAAGGGCAACGGGGAGTTCATCAACTGCTCGGAGCCCTCTTGACCAGGGGCTGTGGACCCTATGACCACCTTGCTCTGGCCGATCTCGTTGAAGGCTGTGGGGCAGGTTTGCGCTGCGATACCCACGAAGACGGATTGCTAATTAGCCTCAAATGTGCAGATCGTGATGCCGAACGACTCCTTGATTTACTTGGCTGGATGCTGATCGATCCGCATCTGGATTCAAGTCAAGTAACGCTGGAAAGGGATCTCAGTCTTCAGGCCTTGCAAAGACAAAGAGAAGACCCATTTCACGTGGCTTTTGACGGCTGGCGGCAGATGGCTTACGGCAGTGGCCCCTACGGCCACGATCCCCTTGGCCTTAGCGAGGACCTCAACCAACTTGGTCGTCAGCAATTAATTTCGCTAATCGACGGGCTAACAGCACAATCACCTGTGCTTGCTCTCTCTGGGACCCTTCCAGAGGATCTTGAACAGCGGCTGGAGGCAATGGAATCTTTCCAGCGCTGGCCCAATCAGCCACCTCAGCAAGCGAGAACGTCTGGATCGAGCAAGATCTCAACAGAGAACATTCAGCTCGAATCCAACATTTGTCTTCAGCCTGAACCTACAAGTCAGGTGGTCATGATGCTTGGACAGCCAACCCTTGCGCATGGCCATGAAGACGATCTAGCACTGCGTCTACTGAACTGCCACCTGGGTTTAGGCATGTCGAGCTTGCTGTTCAGGCGTCTACGAGAGCAACACGGGGTGGCCTACGACGTAGGCACTCATCACCCGGTACGTAAGTGTGCCGCTCCATTTGTATTCCATGCCTCAACAAGCGAAGACAAGGCAAAACTCACCCTTCAATTGCTTCTAGATAGCTGGTGGGAACTCAGCCAGCAACAGATATCAGAAGAAGACATTGAACTGGCACGCGCAAAATTCCATGGTCAACTCGCCCATGGAGCTCAAACCACTGGACAACGGGCAGAACGCCGAGCCCAATTGCGGGGACTAGGGCTGCCAGCCAACTATGACCAGCACAGCTTGGAGGCAATCAAAAATCTTGATGGAAGCGCTCTGCAAAAGGCAGCTCAACGACATCTAAGAATGCCCTTGCTAAGTCTCTGTGGCCCTGAAAACAGCCTTCAAATCCTTGCCAAGGATTGGCAACAGCAAGTGGTTCAAAGCTCTTAA
- a CDS encoding DUF3148 domain-containing protein encodes MEPVIGQQVRLKVPLPYLKTADPMPMLRPPDLVSPEELGEIVGLRAKDMAVVRFRHGSFLIPLDRLIFDLSDVDGAKGD; translated from the coding sequence ATGGAACCGGTTATTGGTCAACAGGTCCGTTTAAAGGTGCCCTTGCCTTATCTAAAGACCGCGGATCCCATGCCAATGCTACGGCCACCGGATTTGGTCTCCCCAGAAGAGCTTGGCGAGATCGTTGGCCTGCGAGCCAAGGACATGGCTGTTGTGCGATTTCGTCATGGCAGCTTTCTGATCCCACTGGATCGCCTGATCTTTGACCTTTCAGATGTTGATGGCGCAAAGGGGGATTAA
- a CDS encoding biotin transporter BioY, whose translation MRALATWSGALAGLMMILVGGLIPAALLLPGLDLQPHVLTLPSTWQVPALLLCALVCGPRAGVIAAVAYLTIGLVDLPVFHGGGGLNYVLTPGFGYLAGFVPAAWLSGRLAQQPGMNDVLSLTIAAIAGLIMLQLCGVLNLLIGSALYQWPDRIPELLFSYTFGPLPAQLVLCAGVGVLALPLRNLLFVE comes from the coding sequence TTGCGAGCCCTGGCTACCTGGAGCGGCGCCCTCGCCGGCCTGATGATGATCCTTGTAGGAGGGTTGATCCCTGCTGCGCTGCTCTTGCCTGGCCTTGACTTACAACCGCACGTGTTAACGCTTCCAAGTACTTGGCAGGTGCCAGCTCTATTGCTGTGTGCACTCGTATGCGGTCCGCGTGCTGGAGTCATCGCTGCAGTTGCCTATCTCACCATTGGCCTCGTTGACCTACCCGTATTTCATGGTGGTGGAGGCCTCAATTATGTGCTGACACCAGGTTTTGGCTACCTGGCTGGATTCGTTCCAGCTGCTTGGCTCAGTGGTCGTCTGGCCCAGCAACCAGGCATGAATGATGTACTGAGCCTGACGATTGCAGCAATCGCGGGGCTGATCATGCTGCAACTTTGCGGCGTACTCAATCTGCTTATCGGATCTGCCCTATACCAATGGCCTGATCGCATTCCAGAACTGCTATTTAGCTATACCTTTGGGCCCCTACCCGCTCAACTAGTCCTCTGTGCAGGCGTTGGCGTACTTGCCTTGCCATTGCGAAATCTGCTGTTTGTTGAATGA
- the lspA gene encoding signal peptidase II, whose translation MNQPQILKQRQLSRRAMLLISILLMLIDQISKSWARQQLSSGLVLPFVPGLLQLRLISNTGAAFNLFNGATFLLGLLSLAVTIGLMVWIWRAGQMPIWQGLAMSFLLGGTIGNGLDRWRLGHVTDFLQLVPVDFPIFNGADVAINLAVICFGIDALIRRHGQQHT comes from the coding sequence ATGAATCAACCTCAAATACTGAAGCAACGTCAACTATCACGTAGGGCAATGCTGCTAATCAGCATCCTGCTGATGCTGATTGATCAGATCAGCAAAAGCTGGGCCCGTCAACAACTCAGCTCAGGCTTGGTGCTCCCTTTTGTTCCTGGGCTATTGCAGTTGCGTCTGATCAGCAATACAGGCGCAGCTTTTAATCTTTTCAATGGAGCAACATTCCTCTTAGGGCTGCTCAGCCTGGCTGTGACCATTGGTTTGATGGTCTGGATTTGGAGAGCAGGACAGATGCCGATATGGCAAGGCCTTGCAATGTCCTTTCTGCTCGGCGGAACGATCGGCAATGGCTTGGACCGATGGCGTCTAGGGCATGTCACCGACTTTCTGCAACTTGTACCGGTGGACTTTCCGATTTTCAATGGAGCCGATGTGGCGATCAATTTGGCCGTGATCTGCTTCGGAATCGATGCCCTGATAAGACGCCATGGACAACAACACACCTAA
- a CDS encoding carbamoyl-phosphate synthase subunit L, translating into MALEEGARAGMMRRRSNQDFTILKDRMTYSPHSCIQPAKASKLLVWADSEHALNGGDELDQCNRSLGDMQDGKTGTTINAIDLLMIGHEPCGYKFLVSGSAMMPTAPDPRRCFSGQRSLNLQASGSMTNK; encoded by the coding sequence TTGGCGTTGGAGGAGGGGGCGAGAGCTGGAATGATGCGACGCCGATCAAATCAAGATTTCACGATCCTCAAGGATCGAATGACCTATTCGCCTCATTCCTGCATACAGCCAGCGAAAGCATCAAAATTGCTGGTCTGGGCAGATTCAGAGCATGCCTTAAATGGTGGTGATGAACTGGACCAGTGCAATAGGTCTCTTGGCGATATGCAAGATGGCAAGACCGGCACAACCATTAATGCCATAGATCTGCTAATGATCGGCCATGAGCCTTGCGGATACAAATTCTTGGTCTCTGGCTCAGCAATGATGCCAACAGCTCCAGATCCCAGACGCTGTTTTTCTGGTCAAAGATCATTGAACCTGCAGGCCAGCGGAAGCATGACAAACAAATGA
- a CDS encoding YcjF family protein — MISRQRLLLWTACALVVLLVIGALVQVVRNLLWDLSYLLPPWLLGPVLLLTAGLIILMIYQVGWPWWKAFKRQNLETAQNNQRPLSPPSSRHQAAKQSLENIDRLLERLKDEVTREGLKQERERVADELARGDLMVVVFGTGSSGKTSLIRALLNEMVGEVGAPMGSTTSSQIYRLRLKGLDRGLQLADTPGILEAGRAGLSREKEARQRASRADLMVVVVDCDLRASELEVISNLANLGKRLLLVLNKCDLRGEEEERRLLAQLRGRCKGLLETEDVISCSAAPQSLPRPGKRPLQPPAEVDNLLRRLASVLHADGEELLADNILLQCRHLGDAGRQLLDRQRQHEARQCVDRYSWISGGVVAATPLPGVDLLGTAAVNAQMVMEVARVYGVQLTRNRAQELAVSVGRTLAGLGIVKGGVAIIGTALSVNLPTLLLGRAVQGVAAAWLTRVAGASFITYFQQDQDWGDGGMQEVVQRHYDLNRRESSLERFLTTALRRVVEPLQREKRRQLPPRPGPRGVADASDHEHPEL; from the coding sequence ATGATCTCCCGTCAGCGGCTGCTCCTATGGACCGCCTGCGCGCTGGTGGTCTTGCTCGTCATCGGAGCTCTAGTGCAAGTGGTGAGGAACCTGCTCTGGGATTTGAGTTACCTACTACCTCCCTGGTTGCTAGGCCCGGTGTTGTTACTAACAGCAGGCCTCATCATCTTGATGATCTATCAGGTTGGATGGCCTTGGTGGAAGGCTTTTAAGCGTCAGAACTTAGAAACTGCTCAAAACAATCAACGGCCCCTTTCCCCTCCAAGTAGCCGTCATCAAGCAGCCAAGCAAAGTCTTGAAAACATTGATCGCCTGCTTGAACGCCTCAAAGACGAGGTCACTCGAGAAGGGCTTAAGCAAGAGAGAGAAAGGGTGGCTGATGAACTGGCCCGTGGTGATCTGATGGTGGTGGTGTTCGGTACTGGTTCCAGCGGCAAGACATCTCTGATCCGAGCACTCCTGAACGAAATGGTGGGTGAGGTTGGTGCACCCATGGGATCCACAACCAGTAGCCAGATTTATCGACTGCGTTTAAAGGGACTTGATCGAGGCCTTCAATTGGCTGACACCCCAGGAATTCTTGAAGCAGGCAGAGCCGGTTTAAGCCGAGAGAAAGAAGCAAGGCAACGAGCCAGTAGAGCTGATCTGATGGTGGTGGTTGTGGATTGTGATCTACGCGCTTCAGAGCTGGAGGTCATCAGTAACCTCGCCAATCTCGGCAAACGATTGCTCCTAGTTCTGAATAAATGCGATCTTCGTGGTGAAGAAGAGGAGCGACGGCTTTTGGCGCAGTTGAGAGGGCGATGCAAGGGCTTGCTTGAAACTGAGGATGTGATCTCCTGTAGCGCTGCACCGCAGTCACTGCCGCGGCCCGGTAAACGACCTTTGCAGCCTCCTGCTGAGGTCGACAACCTGCTGCGTCGCCTTGCGTCAGTGCTACATGCCGATGGTGAAGAACTGCTTGCAGACAACATTCTGCTGCAATGTCGCCATCTGGGAGATGCCGGTCGCCAGCTGCTGGATCGACAACGCCAGCATGAAGCGCGTCAGTGTGTTGATCGTTACAGCTGGATTAGTGGTGGTGTTGTCGCTGCAACCCCCCTCCCAGGAGTGGATCTATTGGGGACGGCAGCGGTTAATGCCCAAATGGTGATGGAGGTGGCCAGGGTCTATGGAGTTCAACTCACTCGCAACCGAGCACAAGAACTGGCGGTATCAGTAGGTCGCACTTTGGCAGGACTTGGCATTGTTAAAGGTGGAGTGGCGATCATCGGCACAGCTCTCAGTGTCAACTTGCCCACCCTGTTGCTGGGCCGAGCGGTACAAGGGGTCGCTGCTGCTTGGCTCACACGCGTTGCTGGAGCCAGTTTCATTACCTACTTCCAGCAGGATCAAGACTGGGGGGATGGCGGTATGCAGGAAGTGGTGCAACGTCACTACGATCTCAACCGACGGGAATCTTCGCTGGAACGTTTTCTCACGACAGCCCTGCGGCGGGTGGTTGAGCCTCTTCAGCGGGAGAAACGGCGACAGCTCCCGCCACGCCCAGGGCCTCGGGGGGTGGCGGACGCATCGGACCACGAGCATCCAGAACTGTGA